In Paludibaculum fermentans, the genomic stretch AACGACACGGGCGGCACCTCCGGCGATCAGGCGGTGGCCGGCAACTTCAGCGTGCTGGTAGGCGGCCAGGCCCTGGTGCCCTCTTTTGCCGGAGCCACGGTGGGCCTCCCGGGCGCCTGGCTGATCCGGTTTACTCTGCCCGTGGATATTGCACCCGGCTGCTTCACCACCTTGCAGGTGAGCGCTAACGGGCTGGTCGGGAGCCTCTCGACCCTTGCCATTGCGGCTCCCGGCGAACCCGTCTGCCAGGACACTCAGTTGAGCGCGAACACCCTTGCCATCCTCGACGCCGGCGGCGCCCTCAATATCGCGGGTTTCGCGGTCACCAAACTGACGCAAACCACCACTTACATCACCGCCGCCGGCGCGGCGCCCACCGTGATCGTCGGCAAGCAGGAGATGATCAGCGGCGGCATCAGCCGCTACACCGCGGCGGAATGGGCGGCCATCTACACCGGGATCAAATTCGATGCCTGCACTGTGGACGACCGCACTGCTCCGGCCAATGCGAAGAGCCCCGCGGCGCCGGATGGATACCTGGATGCGGGTGTGACCATTCCCACCAGCGGCCCGGGCGTTCCGCCCGCCGCTGCCTTGGCGATCTACGACTCTTCGAAAGGGCCTGTCTATGATCTGGTGTTGACCGACGGCACCATCCAGCAGGGCGGAACCTATGCTCTCGCCGCGACCGGTGGAGCGGATGTGGGTGCCTTCGACGTCGCCGTCCCATTCCCCATCAGCTTCGACGTCACCGGTTGGGCCAACTTGAACTTACTGGATCGCAGTCAGCCGCTGACGGTGAGTTGGACCGGAGAAGGCTTCAACCTGGTTCAGATCGTCATCGGCACATCGAAGACGTTGGGCAAGGACGCCACGGGAACGAACATCGTGCACAACGTCTCGATCAGTTGCCAGGTACCCGCCGCGCCAGGCAGCTACACGATCCCCGCGGCGGCCATGGCCTATCTGCTACCCGAAGGAATTGACTCCGCAAGCCTGGCCACCGGCAGCGGCATCCTCGCCGTGGAGGGTCTGAACATCCGGCCGTTCAACGCCCCCCTCGTCGGAGGAGGCCAGACAGACTACGGCGGGTTCACTTCGATTCTCTCGCTCGGAAAGAACCTGATTGTTCAGTAGGCGTGAGCAAAAAGGGCGGCTTCGCCGGATTGTCCGAGCAGCCGCCCCATAAGCTCCAAACTCGGTTGATCCGGGGATTCCACGGTTCGTATCACAGCGGCTTGGCGCGGTGGATGAATCTGCATGGCCGGATTCCCAGCTTGGTCACGATCTCTTCGAACTCTCGGTCATGATTTGCTGACGGCACCTCAATCAACACATAGCCCTGATCATCCACTCCGATGATTCTGGCTGCGTACACGCGAACGAACGACTCCGCTGGGGAGCGGTGCTCGAACGCTGGGGCCACCCGCGCCCCTTGGCTCAAACTGGCGTCAAGTCCACCTTTTGCATTGCGCCCAGTCGCAGTCCTTGCGGCCTGAAAGAGGCGGCCCACTCGCCATCCTCTCCCCTTAGGTTCTCCTGGTGGTTCCTCCCACCCGGTGCACAACGTCGTAAGCCCCATGCTCCCCCTCCGCTCTCAATGTTTACCCATGATTTTCAAATTGCGCTGGCGCTTCGAAATCAGGAGATTGTGAAGCGCCACCATGCAGCTCAAGAGTATTCGACAAACGAATCATTTGTTCGGGGCAGGCTGTGAAGTCCACTGTTAACCTCGTCCATCCCGCTTGCCTGGCAGCGCCTCCTCAACGCACGCCTCAGGGGCGGGTCCAAGCCGGCTCAATACTTGCCTTGCCGAGGCTAGGCGAAGTTCCAGAAATGCAATCATCTGGCTCAGCCGGGCAATCTCCTCTGCCGAATTCGGTTGGCGAAGACGGAAAATTGGACTGTACGTGCCAAGGGGAAGTTCTATCACCACTTCGTCACTAGCCCCCTCGCCCGCGTAATACTGCTTCAACATTGCCCGAATTTCGCGGGCTGCGACCCTCACATGTGCGTCGACACAAGGATCGTAATCGGGTTTGTAAATCTCAATGCCGACGGTCGTCTCTTTGATCTCGTTTCCGAGGATCGATTCCTCGACGACATACCGCAGAAACTTGCACTTTTTGGCCGAGTCGCGAAAGATCTGTGACTCCACGACTCGATGAAGTTGAACTAATTTTGCCTCTAGATCGGGATCGGACGATCTGAGATGCAGGAGTTGTTCCATCCGCGCTGATAGCACTTCTGTGTACCTTTCCGGGGCACGTCCGACGTACATGGAAGACACACGCCCCAGAGGTCTCAAAGCTGCAATCTGCGCCCCTCCACCATTCCCCACTCTGCAGCGACCGGACCTGACTGGTGTGCCGGAGGTTCAAACTGGGAGTGCGCTCCGACGCTTGGTGTATTGCGAGATTACATTTGTCTGCTCTGGAAAGAAAGAGCTTTCTTGCAGTGTTTTTGCGTTTGCGGTGGTAAAAACACCATCTCTATAGGATTGATAATAAACGGCTTATCGGAGTGCTGCGCGATCGCCTCTCGTCGGGCGCGCCCTCAGCTAGAAATGCTTGACGAGAGTCTCCAGTTTTTCTCTCGTGAGCCCCCCGATCGATTCCTTGATGCGGGCAAAGTTCTTGGGCAGCTCGGATGGTTCCAGGCCGAACTGCCTAGCGAGGCTCAATAGGTATTGCCTGGTGAGCTCCCGCTTGGCCCCCTCAAAATCAAACCCGGGCTCGAAGTGAAAGACGCACAACTGCGTCTCATCCAGCTTGGCGCGCAACCTATTCAGCCGCTCATGGAGGAACATGTGCTCCATCTCCCGAGCCCGCACTGATGCTTTCTCGAGTGCGAGTTCTGCATCGCGTACCCGGCTGAGCCGCCACAGCATGTCTGCGATCTGCTCCCGGCACGCCACCTCAAATGTCAGGCTGGAATGCCCAGCGTTCAGCGCGCCTTCAAACAGTTCAAGTCCCTTCGACGCATAACCATAGCTGGACGAGGACTTCGCCTTCTGCTGTGCCGCCCAAGCCGCGTAGATCTTGCCTTCAACGAAATTAAGCTCCGCTGTCATCTTCCGCCGGGGATTAGAGCCTGCGGTCAACCGGGCGTCGCCCACGATCTTCAGGGCATGCTTGAACTTGCCTTGGCAGGTAAGGGTACGGGCAATGGCCAGCCGCGCGTCGAGCCTGACGCCCGGCAGGCGGAGTTTGTCCGCCTCGCGCGACACGCTTTCCAGTTCAGCAACCGCTTGCGGCAGAGTAGGGAACGTGAGCGATTCCTCAGGAGGGGGACGGTCCGCGTGGCGCAGGTAGACGCTCGCTTTGGCTGCCTCAATAGTGGCGACGAGTGCATAGGGCCGGTGGGCTGAGAGCCTCCGGCAACACTCCCGCATTCGCCCTACAACGCTCCACCCATTCTCGAAAAAGGAGCTCTCGTCGCGCTCGATTCGGCAGTTCAGCAGGGCAGCCATCTGAGGCAGGAGTGCATCCTGGCTGACCCGCAGAAGCAGGCCGGCTTCTTTTGCATGGCGCTTTGCCGACCGCAACCTCCCTTGTTCGTAATCCAGTTGCCCAAGCTTCAACTCCAGTTTGCCCAGGCAGTAGATGGCGAACAGCCTCTCGGTTTCGCGTTGTGCGGGGTCACCAGTCAAACGCTTCTCCGCCCTGGCAATACAACAAATCAGAGACTGATCGTACTCTTGAGCCGCCTTGGCCAGATCGTACTCGGACTCATACAGATGCCCGAGGAAATAGTGGAGCCGCGCCCTTGTTCCGTAGCAGGGGAATCCAGCCGGAGCAAGACAGGTCTCGACAAACATTCGCGCCACATCGAGGTGCTGTGCCCCTTCGGCCCGCTGCAACCGCAGGCTGGCAAATCCCATTGCCAGCCCACCCATCGCGCGCTGGCGCCATAGGTCATATCGGCGGCTTCGTTCTTCTGGTGTGACTTCTTCCGGAAAGTACGTGGCCACAAAATCCTCGTGATTGAGGGTTGCTTCGCGAATCAGTTCACTTCCCATTTCAATAACGTGTTCTGCCATGAGCCGGTCGGCTGCCACGGCGTATTCGCCGCGTGCATCGTACACTTCCCACGCGAGCGTGTGGATCCGCATTCGATCCAGGCTCTCGAGCGGCAATTGGTGTCGCGCATCCCAGCATTCACTAATTAGCTTGTCGTCGGAGAAATCGCCGGAGCGAACAGCCCGGCGAATCTGCTCTACCTTCGTGATTAGTGTCGATTCGGCCATTTCAGGGAGACGGAATCATGTTGGCAGTTGTTACATCAGTTGTTTTAAAAAGTACTATTGAAGGTCGAATCATGTCAGGAGCTGAATCAATCGACGTCGACACGTACGTCGGCACTCGCCTGCGGTATCTTGCAACATCCAGATCAACGCATTGCGCTGCAAATCCTAAGTTTCGGTCGAGCCGCGATGCCCCGGGCCATCAATCTGCGCATGGAGCGCCTCCCTCTTCCCCAGAGGTGATTCTCGTGCCGGTTCGAACCTGGAACAAGGAAATAGCGCTATCGGCCGGCGCCGGATCCAGCCAGCGCCACAGAATAGGTTTCACCTGGTTTCGTCGCGAACTCGATAACCCCGGCCTCGGGCTGTGTGACCACCACGGATCTGCCCCCACTCGTGACAGCAAACGAACCCGGCGTCCGGATCCGGCAGGTCTTCCCCAGGCTCGACAGAATGGTCGCCTTCTCCAGTACTCCGGCTTGCCACCGGAAGTCCACCTCGAATCCACCCCTGGCCCGCAAACCCTTTGCCGATCCCGACGCCAGCGATTGCGGCAGCGCCGGCACAAACCGGATCTCCCCGCCGTCCGACTGCAGCAACATCTCTCCGATCGCCGCGCTCATCCCGAACGCTCCGTCCACCTGCATCGCATTCGAGCAAATCGAAAACAGGCTCGTCGTCGTGTAGTGGCCCACCGCATAGCGCACATTCTCCATGGCTTTGTCGCCATTGCCCAGCCTGGCCCAGCACGCCGCCTTCCAGGCCGACGACCAGCCATTGCCCGGCAGGCCGCGCTGCTCCAGCACCACCTGGCTCGCCGCCGCGAAGGCCGGCGTCTCTCGCGGAGAAATCTCGTGCCCCGGATACAAACCCCACAAACCGGAGATGTGGCGGTGGCTCTTCTCCGTCTCATCCCAATCGTCCAGCCACTCCTGCAGATTTCCCTTCCGCCCCACCTGCAGCGGGGCAAGCCTGGCGCGCGCCGCCGTCAAACGACCCCGCAATTCCGGATCGAACCCCAGAATGCTCGAAGCCTCGGCCACCTCGCTGAACAGTTCTCGCAGAATCTCCATGTCGATCGTGGAACCCGCCGTGAGGCTCGTCCCGGTCTTCATCGTCGTGACCTCATCGAAGAACTTCACATTCGCCGGCCCGGCCGGAAAGTTCTCCGGCGAAGTGGACGGATTGGTGACCAGCCACCCTCGCTTCGGATCGGGCTTCAGGAAGTCCAGGAAGAACTCCGCGCTCCCCTTCAGAACCGGATAGTACTCACGCAGAAATCCGGTATCGCCTGTGTAGAGATAGTGCTCCCACAAATGCGTGCTGAGCCACGCGCCGCCAGTGGTGAACGCCCCCCAGCTTGGTCCGTCCATCGGAGCCGTCACGCGCCACAGGTCGGTGTTCTGGTGCTGCACCCAGCCGCGCGCCCCATAGAACTCCTTCGCCGTTTCAGAGCCTTGGTCGGTCAGCTCCCTGATCATGCGGAACAGCGGTTCTGCACACTCGCTCAGGTTGGCTGTCTCCGCCATCCAGTAATTCATCTGCGTGTTGATGTTTGTGGTGTACTTCGAATCCCACATCGGATTCATGTCCTTGTTCCACAAACCCTGCAGATTCGCGGGCTGGCCGCCCGGACGCGAGGACGAGATCAGCAGGTAGCGCCCATACTGGAACAGCAGCCCGGCCAAGGCCGGATCGTTGGATCCATCGAATGCTTTCAATCGCTCGTCGGTCGGCAGTTTCGAATTCTCCGTGGCCGGCAGTTCGATCGAGGCCCGCCGGAACAGCCGCTGATGTTCTTGGGTATGAGCCTGCTTCAAGCGCTCGAAGCTCAACGCCACGGCAGCCTTCATCACTTGCTCGACCCGTGCCGCCGGATCCCCGGTCACATCCTTGTAGTTGACAAAGTTCGTGGCCGCCGCAATCACCAGCGTCACCGCGTCGGCCCTGCTCACGCTGAGCACATCGTCGTCGACCCGCACCGTCCCGCCCGTCGCGCTGGCGCGCAGCCGCGCCTCATATCGAAGTTTCCCTCCAACTCCCATGTAGTCCGCTGACCGCCCGCGCAACACCAGCCCGTCCGATCCCTGGCCCTCCATCTGGAAGTAATCGGTCGCGTAGTTCGAGTGGGCCGTATTCCGGTACCCGCGCAGCTGCGCGGTGAACGAGATCCGCCCTGGCTGGTTGGCGGTCAACCGCACCAGCACCACCTGGTGCACGGGACTCACCAGCACCTCGCGTGTATACCGGACCCCGTCCTGCACGTACCTGGTCGTGATCACCGCCGTGTCCAGATCCAACTCGTGGCGGTACTCCGAAACATCGCCCGTGGCGTCCAGCGACAACACGAGGTTTGCCAGCGCCTGATACTTCTGCTGCTCCACGGGGTAGCCCATCATGCGACGCCCAAACAGCACGTGGGCCTGCTTGTACTGGCCTTCAAAAAGGAGCTTCTGGATCTCCGGCAGCGCCTCCCGTCCGCCTTTCACTACCGTGGAGTAGGGGCCGCCGGACCAGTAGGTGGCTTCGTTGAGTTGGATCTGCTCCTCGGCTGTGCCTCCGAAGACCATCGCCCCCAGGCGGCCGTTGCCGGCTGGAAAGGCGTTCTCCCACTTCTCCGCCGGATGAGTGTAGAACAGCACCGCATCCGGTCCCGCCCAGGCCTTGCCCGGGGTAGCGCCCCCCAGGAGGCAGAGAATCAACCCTGCTGCGATCTTTGTTGCACTGGCTCGGCCCACCGTAGTCATTCAGTCATTATGGAGGAGACCCGCTGCTCTCGGGCAGCCGCCTCTGCCCCGGCATTGGCTTCCAGTCCCCTCCGCCGCCATCGCCGGAATGATCACAATTCTGCACCTGCTCGCCACCTTATGATTGAAGTGTCGTCTGGGGAAGGGGAACCGCTATCATGATCTGCCAATCGCTTTGTTTGAAGCTTGCCGTAATTACCTGCTTTGTACCGCTTTGCCTTCCGGCGCAGGAGTCTGGCCAGGCTTGGACTGTGGCGGTGGACGGGGTGCCTGGCGAAGCCCCGACGGTGACGGTGAAAGGCAAGGTGTATGTGGATTTGGACACGATTGTTCAACTGCTGGGGGCCAGCCAGCAGCGTACCGGAAATCGCGTCATCGTCCGCCTTCCGAAACGTGGCGCCGAGGATCCTGACAGCGAAGCGAAACTGTCCAGGCCCTTCATCGTGGCCGGCATCGAACTAATGAGCACGATCCGGGAATGGCGTCACATGATCATCACTGCCACCGCGGGCAGCTATCCATTTCTGGAGGACAGGGCTGGACCCTACGGCAGGAACGCCGACAGCAAACTGGCGCTGGTCACTGGAGCGGCGGTGACGGAGGCGGATCGCAGCGTGCTGGACCTGCTGAACAAGGAAACGGATCTCATGCGCAAATTCAGCGATAAGTACGTTGGCTTGCGAAAAGCATCCTTGGGCGTCCTTCCGGAAGATGTGGAAAATGACCCGCTAGGTCTCCAGATTCTGGATTGCGCCAGGGGGCTGTCCGCGCTGGCTGGTTCCCAGCGCTTTCAGGACGTAATCGCCTGCCACTGAGGACAGCCACGCCGGCGAGACAGGCGTTGCGCGCGGCCGGCCGGGCAGCTTTGCGAACTCACCGGTCCTCACTCACGCAGGGCCGCGCACACGCCCGGTAGTCCCGACCTCACACTCGCACTGCCGGAGCGGCTCCCCCGCGCGGTGCCGATCCGAAGCCGGTCCTGTCCGGATCACCCCTTTGCGCCGCCCCCAATCAGTTCCAGTTCCGCCAAAACCGCCGCCGGAATCTCCAGTTTGGCGGCCGCCAGATTCTCTCGCAGGTGCCCGCGCGACGACGTGCCCGGAATCAGCAGCACATTCGGAGCCCGCTGCAGCAGCCAGGCCAGTGCCACCTGCATCGGCGTAGCGCCCAGCGCCTGCGCCGCCGCATCCAGCCGGGATGATTGCAGCGGACTGAATCCACCCAGCGGGAAGAACGGCACGTACGCGATCCCCTGGGCCGCCAACTCGTCAATGAACTGCTCATCCGTCCTGTGCGCCAGGTTGTACAGGTTCTGGACGCAGACGATCTCCGTGATCTTCCGCGCCTCCGCCAGTTGCGAGGGCGTCACGTTACTCAAGCCGAGGTGACGGATGAGCCCTTGCCTCTTCAACTCCGCCAGCACCGTCAGCGGCGCTTCGATGGATCCTTCCGCCGGCCCCATGATGGCGCCCACTCGAAGATTCACAACTTCCAACGCATCGAGTCCCAGGTTGCGCAGGTTGTCGTGGACGCCGCTGGTCAATTCCTCCGCCGACAGCGCATGAATCCACGACTTGTCCTCCCCGCGCCGCGCACCCAGCTTGGTCACCATCACCAGGCCGTCCGGATAAGGATGCAGCGCCTGCCGGATGAGCTGATTCGTCACATGCGGCCCGTAAAAGTCGCTGGTGTCGATATGGTCCACGCCGCTGGCCACCGCCTCGCGCAGCACCGCAACCGCTTCATCAACATCGCGCGGCGGCCCCCACACCCCCGGGCCCGCCAACTGCATGGCGCCATACCCCATGCGATTCACCGTCAATGCGCCTCCCGCCAGCGGAAAGCGGCCGCCGGGCAGGCTCTGTGTCGTCATCATCGTTTCTCCTCGGTCTCCTGTTACCTGAAGTCCTGCGTCTACATCACATTGGATGTGGCCTCGCGCCAAAAAGGAGTTCGCATTTGCCCCAACGTCCGCCGGCCTTCATAGAGCCCCGTAAATCGCCGGTTCAGGCGCGTTCCACCGCCAGCGTGGACGCGATTCTACAGGCCACCATTCAGGTTTTGCTCCAGGTCGGCAAGGAACGTCTCACCACCACCCGCGTAGCCCATCGGGCGGGCGTCTCCATCGGCACCCTCTACCAGTACTTTCCCAACAAAACGGCCCTCCTGCAGGCGGCCTTGAAACGCCACTTGGCTGAAGTAGTGGCCGTCGTGGAACACGAATGTAGGGAACAACAGGGGAAGACCGCGCGGCAGATGGTCACCGCGCTCATCACGTCTTTTCTCAACGCCAAAATGAGGAAGGTGAAGACAAGCGTGGCCTTCTACTCGGTCGCCGCCGATATCGATGGCACGAAAATTGCCCAACAAATGCAGGCCCGCATCGACCACGCCATAGTCGGCATGCTCTCCACCGCCTGCGACTCGCCCGGCGCCGACCCACAGCTCATCGCGGATACGCTCCAAGGCGCGATGACCGGTGTTACCCGCCGGCTGCTCGAAGCCGGCGCGTCCGAGAAGCAGTTCGAGGCCATGAAGCACGAGCTGATCTTCCTGGCCTGCGCTTACCTGGACGCCTCTTCCACTCGCGCTACGGTCCACTCCGCGGGCAACTGATTCTCGAACTGCTGGCCCGGGCCCCGCTACTCCTCGCGCAGGTACGCCGCCGGATCCACCTCCGCCGCTCGCGTCGCCGGCCCGTACATCGAGGCCAATGCCGCCGTGCCCACGAAGCACATCACGAACAGAAAGGCTGGCGGGTCGTAGGGACTCAGGCCGTAGAACGAACCCATCAGCAGCCGCGCCAACGCCGCCGCGACAAGCACCCCGATCCCCAGGCCCAACGCCACAATCCGGAAGCCCTGGCGGAAGACCATCGCCAGGATGATCCGCTTGCTCGCCCCCAACGCCACGCGAATGCCGAACTCACGCCTCCGCTGGCCCACCAGGTAGGTCATCACTCCGTATAGCCCCACGCCGGCCAGGCTCAATGCCATCACGCCCAGGCACATCGCCAGGGCGGAGCCCGCCAGGGGCAGTAATCGCCAGCGGTTCAGCACCTCGCCCATCGACTCGATCGACACCGGCAGTTCCGGGTCGATCGCCCGGAAGGTGTCCGTCAATTCGGTGCGGGCCGCGGGCGTATCGCCATCCAACTGCACCAGCAGGGCGCTCAGCTCCAGCTTGCTCGGATCGAATGGCAGGTACACATAATTCTCATCAACCCGCGAGAGCCACACGCTACGCGTATCCTCGGCGACCCCCACCACCTCCCGCCACGGCTGCGGTGTGTCGTTCTGTACGCGAAATCGCTGCCCGATGGGTGGCTCGCCGGGCCACAGCCTGCGCGCTGTCGCCTGGCTGACCACCGCCACCGGCGCCCCCTCTGCAATCTCCGCTTCTGTGAAGCTGCGCCCGGCCGTGATCGCGATCCCGAACAGCCGGAAGAACTCCGGCGACACCTGGTTGTATGGACTGCTGGCGCGCCGGTCGCCCTGGGGCTCGCCCGGAACGAGTATCGAGATCGTCGGCCGGTCGGACAGCGGCGGTGACGAGGCTAAGGCCATGGAGCGCACAGAGCGGGAGGACCGCAGGCGCATCGCCACTCGCCTCTGGAATGCCGTAGCCTGTGCCGAGGTATAACCCGCACTGGCGAGATCGTAATGCACCGTTACCACCCGCTCCGTCTTGAAGCCCGGATCCGTCGCCAGCGATTGCTGGAAGCTGCGGATCATCAGTCCGGCGGCGCATAGCAGCACCGTGCACACCGCGACCTGCGCCGCCATCAGCGCGTTCCGCAACCTTGAACCTTGCGCCCCGCCGCCCTCCTGGCGTACAGCCGCTGCCAGGTCCAGCCGCGTCGCGTTCAACGCCGGTGTGATCCCGCAGGCCACCGCCGACACCAGCGAAATCCCCAGCATGAACACCCACACGCCCGCATCCAACTGGAGGGCGGGCAGCACCAGCCCCATGGCCGCGGCCTGTTGGCCCAGGAACCGCGAGGCGCTCTGCAGCAGTTGCGCGGCCACCAGCGTGCCCGCCAGGCCGCCCATCAGCGCCAGCACCACGCTCTCCGTCATCAGTTGCCTGATCAGCCGTCCGCGCCCCGCGCCCAGGGCCACGCGTGTCGCCATCTCCTTCCCGCGCCGCGAAGCCCGCGCCAGCAGAAGATTCGCCAGGTTGGCGCACGCGATCAGCAGCACCATCCCCGTCGGAGCCATCAGCAGAAACAGGAACGGCAGCATTTCGGCGTTCAGCGGAAAGAGAACCGCCGGACGCAGCTCAATCGGGAAGACTTCCGCTTCGTCCGGCCGCCGCTCCGGCACCCGGGCGGCAATCGCCGACAGCTCCTCCTGCACCTGCCTGCGCGTCACGCCCGGCGCCAGGCGGCCCACTAGAATCAGCCGCCGGTTGTCCTGATCCTTCCGGATGTCGTATCCAGGCCGCAGCAGCCCCTCGTCGCTCAGCCGGATCCAAAGGTCGGGCAGCATCAGGTCGGGCCCCTGAAACTCAGCCGGCATCACGCCCATCACCGTGAAGAGCTGCTGATTCAGCCGGATCGTCGCCCCAACCGGATTCGCTTCGGGCCCAAAATAGCGCGCCGCCATGCGATGGCTCAACACGGCGAAAGCGGCAGGCTCCACCGCGCCCGGCTGGAACACCGACCCCCGCGGAGGGCGTGTGTTCAAAACTCGGAAGAAGTTGTCCGACACCAGTGCTGCCCGTGCTTTCCCACCGGAAGACTGCGCGGTACTGCCCACCTGCACGGTCGCATAAGGATCGTAGGCGGCGACATCGATGTGCTCTTTGCCCTGCTCTCGCAATGCGTCGTACAAGCGGTACGGCAGCACCCGGTGTCCTCGAGTAATACCCGCGATCCGTTCAGCGCCGGGCAGCGGCAGCGGCCGGTAGCACAGCGCCCGGACGATCGACACCAGGCCCACGTTGAGTCCAATCCCCAAACCCAGCACGGCGATGGCGGTCAGCGTAAACGCCGGAGCCCTGCGCAGTGCCCGCAGGCCATACCACGCATCGCGCACGATCGACTCGATTACCGGAAACGTCATCCCATCGCGATACTCTTCCTTGGTGCGGGTAGTGCCCCCAATCGCGCGGACTGCAGCCTGCCGCGCCTCCTCCTCCGTCATCCCGCGAGCCAGGTTCTCTTCAGTCAGCGCATCCAGGTGGAACTGGAGCTCGTCGTCGATCTCGCTGTCGACCCGATTCCGGCGCACCAGGCGGCCCACCCGGAACAACAACGCCCTCAGTAGGTCCGGGGTCATTCCGACCCCTTCAACAGGCGCGCCATCGTGCCGGCGAGGACATTCCACTGCGCGGTCTCCACGGCCAGTTGCTTCCGTCCCGTGCGAGTAATCGAGTAGAACTTGGCCTTGCGATTGTTTTCGGAAAGCCCCCACTCCGCCGTGATCCAGCCCCTCTCCTGCAGGCGGACCAGCGCCGGATAGATCGTGCCCTGCTTCAGCTTCAGAGCCTCTTCGCTCACCTGTTCCAGCCGGCGCGCGATCCCATATCCATGCAGCCGCCCCATGGAATGCAGGCACTGCAGCACCATCACATCAAGTGTTCCGAGAGGAATATCCGTCATGTAGAGGCTCTGCAGGAAGCCTATCATTCCTTCCTGCAGAGCGTCAACAGGAGAAGCCAGCCCAAGCCCTGCACGGCGAGCCGATCCTACCTGCCCACCCGGTGCACGCGCATGTCGCCCCGCCCTGCGGCCCGCCAAAGCGAACAAACCCCGTATTGAGCCGCGACCGTCAGGGAGCGGAGGAGTCACCAAAAGGCCGCACTCAATTCAGCAGTGCGACCCTTTGCCTGCGCGTCTTCGATGCGTCCCCACC encodes the following:
- a CDS encoding glycoside hydrolase family 95 protein; translation: MILCLLGGATPGKAWAGPDAVLFYTHPAEKWENAFPAGNGRLGAMVFGGTAEEQIQLNEATYWSGGPYSTVVKGGREALPEIQKLLFEGQYKQAHVLFGRRMMGYPVEQQKYQALANLVLSLDATGDVSEYRHELDLDTAVITTRYVQDGVRYTREVLVSPVHQVVLVRLTANQPGRISFTAQLRGYRNTAHSNYATDYFQMEGQGSDGLVLRGRSADYMGVGGKLRYEARLRASATGGTVRVDDDVLSVSRADAVTLVIAAATNFVNYKDVTGDPAARVEQVMKAAVALSFERLKQAHTQEHQRLFRRASIELPATENSKLPTDERLKAFDGSNDPALAGLLFQYGRYLLISSSRPGGQPANLQGLWNKDMNPMWDSKYTTNINTQMNYWMAETANLSECAEPLFRMIRELTDQGSETAKEFYGARGWVQHQNTDLWRVTAPMDGPSWGAFTTGGAWLSTHLWEHYLYTGDTGFLREYYPVLKGSAEFFLDFLKPDPKRGWLVTNPSTSPENFPAGPANVKFFDEVTTMKTGTSLTAGSTIDMEILRELFSEVAEASSILGFDPELRGRLTAARARLAPLQVGRKGNLQEWLDDWDETEKSHRHISGLWGLYPGHEISPRETPAFAAASQVVLEQRGLPGNGWSSAWKAACWARLGNGDKAMENVRYAVGHYTTTSLFSICSNAMQVDGAFGMSAAIGEMLLQSDGGEIRFVPALPQSLASGSAKGLRARGGFEVDFRWQAGVLEKATILSSLGKTCRIRTPGSFAVTSGGRSVVVTQPEAGVIEFATKPGETYSVALAGSGAGR
- a CDS encoding aldo/keto reductase family oxidoreductase; this translates as MTTQSLPGGRFPLAGGALTVNRMGYGAMQLAGPGVWGPPRDVDEAVAVLREAVASGVDHIDTSDFYGPHVTNQLIRQALHPYPDGLVMVTKLGARRGEDKSWIHALSAEELTSGVHDNLRNLGLDALEVVNLRVGAIMGPAEGSIEAPLTVLAELKRQGLIRHLGLSNVTPSQLAEARKITEIVCVQNLYNLAHRTDEQFIDELAAQGIAYVPFFPLGGFSPLQSSRLDAAAQALGATPMQVALAWLLQRAPNVLLIPGTSSRGHLRENLAAAKLEIPAAVLAELELIGGGAKG
- a CDS encoding TetR/AcrR family transcriptional regulator yields the protein MPQRPPAFIEPRKSPVQARSTASVDAILQATIQVLLQVGKERLTTTRVAHRAGVSIGTLYQYFPNKTALLQAALKRHLAEVVAVVEHECREQQGKTARQMVTALITSFLNAKMRKVKTSVAFYSVAADIDGTKIAQQMQARIDHAIVGMLSTACDSPGADPQLIADTLQGAMTGVTRRLLEAGASEKQFEAMKHELIFLACAYLDASSTRATVHSAGN
- a CDS encoding ABC transporter permease, encoding MTPDLLRALLFRVGRLVRRNRVDSEIDDELQFHLDALTEENLARGMTEEEARQAAVRAIGGTTRTKEEYRDGMTFPVIESIVRDAWYGLRALRRAPAFTLTAIAVLGLGIGLNVGLVSIVRALCYRPLPLPGAERIAGITRGHRVLPYRLYDALREQGKEHIDVAAYDPYATVQVGSTAQSSGGKARAALVSDNFFRVLNTRPPRGSVFQPGAVEPAAFAVLSHRMAARYFGPEANPVGATIRLNQQLFTVMGVMPAEFQGPDLMLPDLWIRLSDEGLLRPGYDIRKDQDNRRLILVGRLAPGVTRRQVQEELSAIAARVPERRPDEAEVFPIELRPAVLFPLNAEMLPFLFLLMAPTGMVLLIACANLANLLLARASRRGKEMATRVALGAGRGRLIRQLMTESVVLALMGGLAGTLVAAQLLQSASRFLGQQAAAMGLVLPALQLDAGVWVFMLGISLVSAVACGITPALNATRLDLAAAVRQEGGGAQGSRLRNALMAAQVAVCTVLLCAAGLMIRSFQQSLATDPGFKTERVVTVHYDLASAGYTSAQATAFQRRVAMRLRSSRSVRSMALASSPPLSDRPTISILVPGEPQGDRRASSPYNQVSPEFFRLFGIAITAGRSFTEAEIAEGAPVAVVSQATARRLWPGEPPIGQRFRVQNDTPQPWREVVGVAEDTRSVWLSRVDENYVYLPFDPSKLELSALLVQLDGDTPAARTELTDTFRAIDPELPVSIESMGEVLNRWRLLPLAGSALAMCLGVMALSLAGVGLYGVMTYLVGQRRREFGIRVALGASKRIILAMVFRQGFRIVALGLGIGVLVAAALARLLMGSFYGLSPYDPPAFLFVMCFVGTAALASMYGPATRAAEVDPAAYLREE
- a CDS encoding PadR family transcriptional regulator; translation: MIGFLQSLYMTDIPLGTLDVMVLQCLHSMGRLHGYGIARRLEQVSEEALKLKQGTIYPALVRLQERGWITAEWGLSENNRKAKFYSITRTGRKQLAVETAQWNVLAGTMARLLKGSE